In Xenopus laevis strain J_2021 chromosome 2S, Xenopus_laevis_v10.1, whole genome shotgun sequence, a genomic segment contains:
- the mettl18.S gene encoding methyltransferase like 18 S homeolog (The RefSeq protein has 3 substitutions compared to this genomic sequence), translated as MSFQFNFTVDEAEGSLTECELSTQTHLGSSERVRTVENPENNKLPLGDSEAHPETTDEVKESGLMTSAGETNTFSCSNTSGDGFAEEKAAGSAVATEHKIPEDVSSVLENKIVESVSGLQFVSVSVVEMTLADEESSGENIISKTVASNSDLISGVYEGGMKIWECTFDLIRYLEDEDVDFKGKRVLDLGCGAGLLGITALKRKAKEVHFQDYNSTVIEEITVPNALVNCDRDDANECITEEPDRKRHKKSEIKPGLLSKCRFFSGEWSQFSKLMQNKMSPVKYDTILTSETIYNPAYYDALHDIFQHLLAKNGIVYLASKSHYFGVGGGVHLFETYITEKNVFCAKTLKVYEEGLQRRLISLSFKSTS; from the coding sequence ATGTCATTTCAATTTAATTTCACCGTAGATGAGGCAGAAGGCAGCCTCACTGAATGTGAATTAAGTACACAAACTCACCTTGGTTCATCAGAGCGTGTAAGAACAGTAGAAAATCCAGAGAATAATAAATTGCCATTAGGCGACAGTGAGGCAAATCCAGAGACAACAGATGAAGTTAAGGAATCAGGACTAATGACATCAGCTGGTGAAACCAATACATTTAGCTGTAGCAACACAAGTGGTGACGGctttgctgaagaaaaagctgcaGGCAGTGCGGTTGCCACTGAACACAAAATTCCAGAAGATGTCAGTAGTGTActagaaaataaaattgttgaaaGTGTTTCAGGGCTGCAGTTTGTTAGTGTATCTGTGGTAGAAATGACATTAGCAGACGAAGAATCTAGCGGAGAAAACATAATTAGTAAAACTGTTGCGTCTAACTCTGATCTCATCTCTGGTGTTTATGAAGGTGGAATGAAGATTTGGGAATGTACCTTTGATCTAATACGATACCTCGAAGATGAGGATGTGGATTTTAAAGGGAAGAGAGTTTTAGATCTTGGCTGTGGAGCTGGTTTGTTGGGAATATCAGCTCTTAAACGAAAAGCCAAAGAAGTTCATTTCCAAGACTACAACAGTACTGTGATAGAAGAAATAACCGTGCCCAATGCACTTGTGAACTGTGACAGAGATGATGCCAATGAATGCATTACGGAAGAACCTGATCGAAAAAGGCATAAAAAGTCAGAAATCAAACCTGGGCTCCTATCCAAATGCCGGTTCTTCTCAGGGGAATGGTCACAGTTTAGTAagttaatgcaaaataaaatgtctcCTGTAAAATATGACACTATACTTACATCGGAGACCATATATAATCCTGCCTATTATGACGCATTACATGAtatatttcaacatttattggcaaaaaatgggattgtatatCTAGCTTCCAAGTCCCATTATTTTGGTGTCGGAGGGGGTGTGCACCTGTTTGAGACATATATCACAGAGAAGAACGTGTTCTGTGCTAAAACTCTAAAGGTCTATGAGGAGGGACTCCAGAGAATGCTTATTAGTCTGTCATTCAAGAGCACATCTTAA
- the mettl18.S gene encoding methyltransferase like 18 S homeolog isoform X1, which translates to MSFQFNFTVDEAEGSLTECELSTQTHLGSSERVRTVENPENNKLPLGDSEANPETTDEVKESGLMTSAGETNTFSCSNTSGDGFAEEKAAGSAVATEHKIPEDVSSVLENKIVESVSGLQFVSVSVVEMTLADEESSGENIISKTVASNSDLISGVYEGGMKIWECTFDLIRYLEDEDVDFKGKRVLDLGCGAGLLGISALKRKAKEVHFQDYNSTVIEEITVPNALVNCDRDDANECITEEPDRKRHKKSEIKPGLLSKCRFFSGEWSQFSKLMQNKMSPVKYDTILTSETIYNPAYYDALHDIFQHLLAKNGIVYLASKSHYFGVGGGVHLFETYITEKNVFCAKTLKVYEEGLQRMLISLSFKSTS; encoded by the coding sequence ATGTCATTTCAATTTAATTTCACCGTAGATGAGGCAGAAGGCAGCCTCACTGAATGTGAATTAAGTACACAAACTCACCTTGGTTCATCAGAGCGTGTAAGAACAGTAGAAAATCCAGAGAATAATAAATTGCCATTAGGCGACAGTGAGGCAAATCCAGAGACAACAGATGAAGTTAAGGAATCAGGACTAATGACATCAGCTGGTGAAACCAATACATTTAGCTGTAGCAACACAAGTGGTGACGGctttgctgaagaaaaagctgcaGGCAGTGCGGTTGCCACTGAACACAAAATTCCAGAAGATGTCAGTAGTGTActagaaaataaaattgttgaaaGTGTTTCAGGGCTGCAGTTTGTTAGTGTATCTGTGGTAGAAATGACATTAGCAGACGAAGAATCTAGCGGAGAAAACATAATTAGTAAAACTGTTGCGTCTAACTCTGATCTCATCTCTGGTGTTTATGAAGGTGGAATGAAGATTTGGGAATGTACCTTTGATCTAATACGATACCTCGAAGATGAGGATGTGGATTTTAAAGGGAAGAGAGTTTTAGATCTTGGCTGTGGAGCTGGTTTGTTGGGAATATCAGCTCTTAAACGAAAAGCCAAAGAAGTTCATTTCCAAGACTACAACAGTACTGTGATAGAAGAAATAACCGTGCCCAATGCACTTGTGAACTGTGACAGAGATGATGCCAATGAATGCATTACGGAAGAACCTGATCGAAAAAGGCATAAAAAGTCAGAAATCAAACCTGGGCTCCTATCCAAATGCCGGTTCTTCTCAGGGGAATGGTCACAGTTTAGTAagttaatgcaaaataaaatgtctcCTGTAAAATATGACACTATACTTACATCGGAGACCATATATAATCCTGCCTATTATGACGCATTACATGAtatatttcaacatttattggcaaaaaatgggattgtatatCTAGCTTCCAAGTCCCATTATTTTGGTGTCGGAGGGGGTGTGCACCTGTTTGAGACATATATCACAGAGAAGAACGTGTTCTGTGCTAAAACTCTAAAGGTCTATGAGGAGGGACTCCAGAGAATGCTTATTAGTCTGTCATTCAAGAGCACATCTTAA